DNA from Roseimicrobium sp. ORNL1:
GGGCGCGGGCGAAGATTCAGGCTGCGCACCGCCGCTACTGCTTGTCATGCCACTGGGCCGCTGGACCTGCTCTTCTGGCTTGGAGCCAGGGGTAGGAGTAGAGGAAGGAGAAGGCGCAGCACCTGAGGAAGGTGGTGTTTCCGGTGCAGGGGTGGTGGCATCGCTGCCCAAGCTCGCTGCGCCGGACGGTGCGGGAACAGAAGAGGGAGCGGGCTGATTTCCTGGGGCTGCTGCAGGCGTCTCGGGCGCGGTAGGAGCGGTCGCAGGCTCGTCCGGTACGGGGGCCGCGGGCTGAAACTCAAGCGCCGCCGCTTCCGCTTTGCGGGTAGTGGTTAAAGTTTTCCACGCCTCAGTCAGTTGATTGCGGAAGAACCATGCCGCCCCTCCGAGCGCCAGCAGCGTCACGACGAGGGCGAGCACTGTGGGAGCCTTGCGACCAGAGGAGGCACCCTGCGGAGCCTTGCGCTGCGCTGAGGCTGCATGCGTGGTGTTACGGGGAAGTGGAGCGTTGGATGCGGCTGGGGGGTAGACGGGCTGGCCGACTGGGGCCGGATGTACCCCGGGCATCTGCAGCACGCTTTCCATCACGGAAGACCCGGAGGACGGGGGGGCTCCAGGCGTCGAATCAGTGGCCACGGGTGGCCAGGCACGATTCAGCACGCCCCCTCCCACAGCGGGTGGCAGCGGGGAAGCCTGGGGCGGATTGGACGCCTCCCAAGTCGAGCTGGGTGAGGAGTGCGGACTGGTACTGGCTGGCCGCTCCATCAGCCCCGGTGCAGGAGGGGCCAACGGATACGTGGGTGCCGGATACGCCGGAATAGGGACGGGCGCAGGCGCGGACGGAAGCTCGGGCTGCGGTAAGGTCTCCGTTGCGGCAGTGGCTGTGGCCGCAGCGGTGGCGGCATTTTGCGCCATGGGCCACGAGGGACCCGGTAGCGATGCCGACGCAGTCTCGGTGGGGGACGTGATGGTGGTCCCACAATGGGGACATGGTCCCGTGACACCCGCCAGCTCCTTGGGCACTGTCAGAAGCATGCCGCAGGACTGGCAGTTGAAGTGGATGACGTTCGGGACGGAACTCATGATTTAAACGCTTCAGCCGACGTGCCTCACCAATAAACACTCAGTTCACCTGGGAAGGCCATAGGACGAAGAAATTCCACGGTGATTGCCTGACGCGAAATATCAGACTTAGCTAGGCGCAATGCAAGACTGAAGTGAACATAGAACCCTGAAACGCAAGAAAGCACCAGACATCGTCTGGTGCTTTCTTGAATTCGTTCGAAGGAGGAAGCTCGCGCTTAGCGCTTGGAGAACTGGAAGCGCTTGCGGGCGCCGGGCTGACCGGGCTTTTTACGCTCCTTCATACGGGAGTCGCGGGTCAGCATGCCGTTCTCCTTGAGGACCGGGCGGTTCTCAGGGTTGGCAAGGCAAAGCGCGCGGGCGAGGCCCATGCGGATGGCGCCCACCTGGCCGGTAACGCCGCCGCCGGTAGCGGTGACCTTCACGTCAAAGTTCTGGGCGTTGCTGGTCACGTGCAGGGGAGCCAGAAGCTGGTTCTGCAGGGTGACGGTGGGGAAATACTCATCAAGGGTCCGGTTGTTCACCGTGACATTGCCAGTGCCGGGGCGGAGGAACACGCGGGCAATCGAGGTCTTGCGTCGGCCGACGGCGTCGAAGGAAGTGATGCTCATATCAGAAGGGAATCAGTGCTGGTCAGTCGTGTTCGGGAGATTAGACCAGCTTGTAAGCCTGCGGCTGCTGGGCCTCATGAGGATGGCTGCTGCCAGCGTACACGTGGAGCTTGCGAAGGACCGCGCTGCCGAGACGGTTGTGCGGGATCATGCCGAAGATGGCCTTCTCAAGGATGCGCTCGGGATGCTTCTGGCGCATGCGCTCGGGGTTGGTGGACTTGTGGCCGCCGACGTAACCGGAGAAGGAGGTGTAGGTCTTGTCCGTCTCTTTCTTACCCGTGAAAACGGCCTTCTCTGCGTTCACGATGATGACGTTATCGCCGGTGTCAACGTGGGTGGTAAAGATGGGCTTGTTCTTGCCGCGAAGGATATTCGCTGCGTTCACAGCCACACGGCCCACCACTTGGTCAGCGGCATCAATGACCCACCACTTGCGCTCCACTTCTTGGGCCTTGGCAGAAAAGGTTTTCATGTCTTATTCGGTTGCTATACAGGTCTCGTCGTTTGTCTAAAAATGGGGAGCGCGACAGTAGGGGTTTCTTTTGGAGTGTCAAACAAATTGTGATAACTCTCCGTCTCTTTCCCCACATTTTGTGTTTGTTAATATTCAGGACCACAAGACACCCCTCATGGCTTCCAACCAAC
Protein-coding regions in this window:
- the rpsI gene encoding 30S ribosomal protein S9; the protein is MSITSFDAVGRRKTSIARVFLRPGTGNVTVNNRTLDEYFPTVTLQNQLLAPLHVTSNAQNFDVKVTATGGGVTGQVGAIRMGLARALCLANPENRPVLKENGMLTRDSRMKERKKPGQPGARKRFQFSKR
- the rplM gene encoding 50S ribosomal protein L13; its protein translation is MKTFSAKAQEVERKWWVIDAADQVVGRVAVNAANILRGKNKPIFTTHVDTGDNVIIVNAEKAVFTGKKETDKTYTSFSGYVGGHKSTNPERMRQKHPERILEKAIFGMIPHNRLGSAVLRKLHVYAGSSHPHEAQQPQAYKLV